In the Candidatus Poribacteria bacterium genome, GCGACGTCGTTGCCGTCGCCCCAGACGGGTTCTCCGTTGACCCAACTCGTCGTCGAGGCGATGAACATCGCTTCGGTCTGAGCCCCGCCCACCGTCCAGAAGTAATACTCGCCCTCTCGATCCGGCGCGTCGAAGCGCACCGGCGCGCGAACCCGATGCGTGCCGGGCGGTACCTTCGCGACGGACGCATAGTTCCGCGTCCGATCACCCCAGCCGGGAACCGTCACGACGTAGTAGTCGCCGTTCGGTCCGCTCGTGTTCGTGACGTCGAGATCGAGCCAGCCCTCGACCGCCTCGGTCGGTCTCACGAGGAGAACCCGATCCGTCGGCACCGGCGCGCCGTTGATGCTCCCGGCGACGAGCCTCAACGACTCCTCGGGGTCCTGTGGATAGGGTTCGAAGACGACGGGACGCAGCGAACCCGTCGGCTTGACATCGAGCCGCATGTCGTCGAAGTAGGCGGGATGCCCGATCCGGTTCCAGCCGCTGGCCAACACGACGCCGTTCACGGGCTGGTTCAGACGATCCATCTGTTCGCGCGATATCGCGGGAATCCACTCGTCGATAAGCGCGCCGTCGACATAGAGGTCGTACGCCGCCGCCTCCGTTCGATAGACGATGCGGAAACGCGCGGCATCGAGAACGCGCGGCAGCGGGACCGGCACACCGGATCGGACGTATCGCCATACACCGCTGTCGTCTCGGATCACGAACGTGATACCCGGCGCATCGATAACGTTCCCAGATAGGAACCCGACGCTCGTGTTCGCCCGACCTTCAGCGGGCTTCAACCAGAGCTCGAGCGTCACCGTTCCCGTTACCGGATCGAAGTGCTTCGCGACGCTATGGTCATTCTGCACGACGGCTCCGCCGGGCGCGGAGGCGAAGTGTTGGCTCTGAAACCCCACGCTCGTCGGGTCAACGCGTGGGTTTAGCGGCGTCCAACCGAAATGCTCCTCGCCCGGCTTGATGATCTCGCGGGGCTTCGCGATCTTGCCGGGTGTCGGCGTGGCTATGACTGCCTCGCGTTTGATGTCTCCCAACAGTCGCACCTGCATCGTCCGCGTTCCCTCCGGCGAAGGCGCCACTTCCTGCGCCGGCTGTGGAAACGCCATTGCTCCCACTAACGTCAAGACGGCGGCTGCTCCGGCGATGCCCCAGCCGTACCCCGCCGACTGGGACGCGCCTGTGCTCGGGGCTGGCTTCCCGTGGATCGCGTTGACGACGGCATCGACCGCCTGAAGACCGATCGGCAGCGCGATGCAGTGCGATCGCAGGATGTCGAGGCACTCTTCCTCCAGGTTCCACCGCGCGAAGTAGCTGCGCATGACAACGCGCGCGCGACGGACGCGTATCTCCGCTGCGTTGGCGCTGATGGCGAGGCTCTCGGCGATGTCCTCGTACGAGCTGTCATACATGCATCGCATCACGAGGGGCGTCCGGAGCGACGTCGGCAGCGACGCCAGCGCGCTGGTCGCCAGTCGGCGCAGGTCCTCCTTGCGCTCGAAGGCTGCCTGCTCGACGTGGGAAGTGGGGCGATCCTGCATCGTCGCGGCGATGTCCGTCGGTACTTCGCGCTTCATGTGATAGAGCCGATGCCTGGCGGTGCGATCAGCGATGCGGGACACCCACGCGGCGAAGCTGTCCGGTCGGCGCAGCGTGCCGAGCCGCTCATAGGCGATCAGGAGCGTCTGTTGCAGCGCGTCCTCGGCTTCGTGCGGATCGAGCAGCAGTGCGTAAGCAATGGCAAAGACACGCCTCTCGTACCTGCGCGCGAGCTGCGCGAAGGCATGGCGGCTCCCAGCAAGGCATTCGCGGACGAGGACGGAATCCGGTTCTACGGGAAACCACCTCCCCCTGTCTCGGCGGCGCGTCGTCGCTAGTACAGTGGTACAACGATCCACGAATCCGTCATGAATCGGTGTCCATCATAGAGCCTTGGCGTCGGCTCCGGTAGGTGGGGGCAGTGCGGCGGGCTGTGCCCGTCGGCTCGTCAGGAACTGGCGGGCACGACGAAGGGGCGAGCGCCAGAGCGGCTCACCCCTTCGGCATCGCGCATGCAATCGGCTTAGAAGCTGGTCGGAGCGTTCATCCCAGCCTGTCGGAGCTCCAGGAACTCCTCGACGGTGGGCTTGGGCGTGCGCCAGTTCCAGAAGCTCCAGAGGAACCGCGCCTTCGGCACATCCTGGCTGACGACGGCGGCGACCGATCCGACGCGCTTGCCGTCGAGCGTCGCGACGATCGTGCCTGCCGGGAACCCGTCCTCGACCGGCGCGGTCAGTTCGGCGACGCTCTCCAGCGACAGACGTACTCGCGAGAAGTCCGTCTTATTGGCGAAGACCGTCAGGTCGCTCCCAGCCTTCAAAGGCACATACTGATGCTCGCTCTTCTCCACATAGAGGAGGTCCGACATCGCTTCGCCCGACTTGAGGACGACGCGGCGCTCATGCGTCGCGTAGCCGTTCGAGAGGAGCGCCATCGTCTCGTTGGCGCGGACGGCCGGCGATGGACTCCCCAGGACGACGGAGACCAGCCGCACGCCGTTTCGGTTCGCCGTCGCGACGAGGTTGAACCCTGACCCGCTGTGATAGCCGGTCTTGAGCCCGTCGGCGCCGGGGAAGTTGCGCAGGAACGAGTGGTTCGTGCTGTAAAGCTTGAACTTCCCGTCGCGGAAGGGGGCTTCGACGGTCGATGTCCATTCGAGAAGCTTAGGGAACCGCGTGACGAGCTCGCGGGCGAGGATCGACGTATCGCGGGCGGTCGTCACGTTGTCGGGCTTGCCCGCGTCCGGCGGCAGACCGTGGACGTTCACGTAACGCGTGTTGCCCATGCCCAGCGACTTGGCGCGCGCGTTCATCAACTCGACCATCGCGCTGTCGGTTCCCGCCACAGCTTCGGCGACAGCGACGCACGCGTCGTTCGCCGAGGCGATCTCGATGGCTTGCATCATCGATTCGAGGGAGTGGGTCTCGCCCTGTTTCAGGTAGACCTGGGAACCGCCGATGCTGCTGGCGTATGCGGACGCCTTGACGGGCGTATCCAGCGCGATCTTGCCCTCGGCGATGTGTTCCATCACGATGAGCGTCAGCATCATCTTGGCGAGCGATGCGGGCTGCCAGGACCTGTCTGCCTGCTTCTCGGTGATGACTTTGCCCGTCTCGGCTTCGACGACGATGTACGCCTGATACGGCGGCTTCGGCGCTTCGGGAGCCTTCTTGACGGTTCTCGCTTTCGCCGTCGCTCTGGACTTGGACTTCGAGGATTTGGCTTTCGCCGTCCTACTGGATGTCTTCTTCTTCGCCTTGGCGCTCTTTGAAGACCGGGAGCTGGTGGTCTTCTTCGTCGCGGCTTCGACGGGCGTGATCGCGCCGGCGCACAGCGCGAATGCCAGCGCGATA is a window encoding:
- a CDS encoding sigma-70 family RNA polymerase sigma factor, producing MDRCTTVLATTRRRDRGRWFPVEPDSVLVRECLAGSRHAFAQLARRYERRVFAIAYALLLDPHEAEDALQQTLLIAYERLGTLRRPDSFAAWVSRIADRTARHRLYHMKREVPTDIAATMQDRPTSHVEQAAFERKEDLRRLATSALASLPTSLRTPLVMRCMYDSSYEDIAESLAISANAAEIRVRRARVVMRSYFARWNLEEECLDILRSHCIALPIGLQAVDAVVNAIHGKPAPSTGASQSAGYGWGIAGAAAVLTLVGAMAFPQPAQEVAPSPEGTRTMQVRLLGDIKREAVIATPTPGKIAKPREIIKPGEEHFGWTPLNPRVDPTSVGFQSQHFASAPGGAVVQNDHSVAKHFDPVTGTVTLELWLKPAEGRANTSVGFLSGNVIDAPGITFVIRDDSGVWRYVRSGVPVPLPRVLDAARFRIVYRTEAAAYDLYVDGALIDEWIPAISREQMDRLNQPVNGVVLASGWNRIGHPAYFDDMRLDVKPTGSLRPVVFEPYPQDPEESLRLVAGSINGAPVPTDRVLLVRPTEAVEGWLDLDVTNTSGPNGDYYVVTVPGWGDRTRNYASVAKVPPGTHRVRAPVRFDAPDREGEYYFWTVGGAQTEAMFIASTTSWVNGEPVWGDGNDVA
- a CDS encoding D-alanyl-D-alanine carboxypeptidase is translated as MWQLTHRAGCIALAFALCAGAITPVEAATKKTTSSRSSKSAKAKKKTSSRTAKAKSSKSKSRATAKARTVKKAPEAPKPPYQAYIVVEAETGKVITEKQADRSWQPASLAKMMLTLIVMEHIAEGKIALDTPVKASAYASSIGGSQVYLKQGETHSLESMMQAIEIASANDACVAVAEAVAGTDSAMVELMNARAKSLGMGNTRYVNVHGLPPDAGKPDNVTTARDTSILARELVTRFPKLLEWTSTVEAPFRDGKFKLYSTNHSFLRNFPGADGLKTGYHSGSGFNLVATANRNGVRLVSVVLGSPSPAVRANETMALLSNGYATHERRVVLKSGEAMSDLLYVEKSEHQYVPLKAGSDLTVFANKTDFSRVRLSLESVAELTAPVEDGFPAGTIVATLDGKRVGSVAAVVSQDVPKARFLWSFWNWRTPKPTVEEFLELRQAGMNAPTSF